Proteins encoded within one genomic window of Gadus macrocephalus chromosome 16, ASM3116895v1:
- the LOC132474369 gene encoding tripartite motif-containing protein 3-like isoform X1 — MSLTMAKRESGSTSPVVRQIDKQFLVCSICLDHYHNPKVLPCLHTFCEKCLQNYIPPQSLTLSCPVCRQTSILPEKGVSALQNNFFITNLMDVLQRDPECGSRHQASSGLESVSAVAAAQPLSCPNHEGKVMEYYCESCETAMCLECTEGEHREHMTVPLRDVLEQHKTALNDQLDTVRNRIPQLTAAIDLVNEISKQLTDRKNDAVAEISNTFEELEKAMHLRKNALIAEVENICSTKQKVLQAQLASLLRGKENIQASCSFTEQALSHGSATEVLLVQKQMSERVSALARHTFPEQPHENGHLECQVETEGLRRSIQNLGVLLTTGAVGHTSVATGGGLRHALVGQPTTVTVTTKDKESELVRSGNAALRAQITSADGTGCPDVEVVDNKNGTYEVGYTVRTEGEYSFSLLLYQQPVRGSPFRLRAVKPSDVLQSPDDVKRRVKSPSGGGGHVRQKAVRRPSSMYSTTKKKENPIEDELIYRVGARGRDKGEFTNLQGISTSSNGRIIVADSNNQCIQIFSNDGLFKMRFGVRGRSPGQLQRPTGVTVDMNGDIIVADYDNHWISIFSSDGKFKSKIGVGRLMGPKGVAVDKNGHIITVDNKACCVFIFQANGKLVTKFGAKGTSDRQFAEKCGANIAPDQKLSKSGPVFSPHFVAVNNKNEIVVTDFHNHSVKVYNADGEFLFKFGSHGEGNGQFNAPTGVAVDANGNIIVADWGNSRIQVFDSSGSFLSYINTSADPLYGPQGLALTSDGHVAVADSGNHCFKVYRYLQ; from the exons ATGTCTCTCACTATGGCTAAGCGCGAGAGTGGCAGTACCAGCCCGGTGGTGCGGCAGATAGACAAGCAGTTCCTGGTCTGCAGCATCTGCCTGGACCACTACCACAACCCCAAGGTGCTGCCCTGCCTCCACACCTTCTGCGAGAA ATGCTTACAGAACTACATCCCGCCTCAGTCCCTGACGCTGTCCTGCCCCGTGTGCCGGCAGACGTCCATCCTCCCGGAGAAGGGCGTGTCGGCCCTGCAGAACAACTTCTTCATCACCAACCTGATGGACGTCCTGCAGCGAGACCCCGAGTGCGGCAGCCGCCACCAGGCCTCCAGCGGCCTGGAGTCCGTCAGCGCCGTGGCCGCCGCGCAGCCACTGTCCTGCCCCAACCACGAGGGcaag gtcaTGGAGTACTACTGCGAGTCGTGTGAGACGGCCATGTGTCTCGAGTGCACAGAGGGCGAGCACCGGGAGCACATGACCGTGCCTCTCCGAGACGTGCTGGAGCAGCACAAGACGGCCCTGAACGACCAGCTGGACACCGTCCGCAACAG GATACCCCAGCTGACGGCCGCCATCGACCTGGTGAACGAGATCTCCAAGCAGCTGACGGACCGCAAGAACGACGCGGTGGCCGAGATCAGCAACACGTTCGAGGAGCTGGAGAAAGCCATGCACCTGAGGAAGAACGCCCTGATCGCTGAGGTGGAGAACATCTGCAGCACCAAGCAGAAG GTGCTGCAGGCCCAGCTGGCGTCGCTCCTGCGCGGCAAGGAGAACATCCAGGCCAGCTGCAGCTTCACGGAGCAGGCCCTGAGCCACGGCTCGGCCACCGAGGTGCTGCTCGTGCAGAAGCAGATGAGCGAGCGGGTGAGCGCCCTGGCCCGCCACACCTTCCCCGAGCAGCCGCACGAGAACGGCCACCTGGAGTGCCAGGTGGAGACGGAGGGGCTGCGGCGCTCCATCCAGAACCTGGGCGTGCTCCTCACCACGGGCGCCGTGGGCCACACCAGCGTGGCCACGGGCGGCGGGCTGCGGCACGCCCTGGTGGGCCAGCCCACCACGGTGACGGTCACCACCAAGGACAAGGAGAGCGAGCTGGTGCGCAGCGGCAACGCGGCGCTGCGCGCCCAGATCACGTCGGCGGACGGCACCGGCTGCCCCGacgtggaggtggtggacaaTAAGAACGGCACGTACGAGGTGGGCTACACGGTGCGCACGGAGGGCGAGTACAGCTTCTCCCTGCTGCTGTACCAGCAGCCGGTCCGGGGCAGCCCCTTCCGCCTGCGGGCCGTGAAGCCGTCGGACGTGCTGCAGTCCCCCGACGACGTCAAGCGGCGGGTGAAGTCgcccagcggcggcggcgggcacgTGCGGCAGAAGGCGGTGCGGCGGCCGTCCAGCATGTACAGCACCACCAAGAAGAAGGAGAACCCCATCGAGGACGAGCTCATCTACCGCGTGG GAGCTCGAGGGCGGGATAAAGGAGAGTTCACCAACCTACAAGGCATCTCCACCTCCAGCAATGGGCGAATCATTGTCGCCGACAGCAACAACCAGTGTATACAG ATATTTTCGAACGACGGCCTGTTCAAGATGAGgtttggggtcagaggtcgctcCCCGGGCCAGCTGCAGCGCCCCACCGGCGTCACGGTGGACATGAACGGGGACATCATCGTGGCCGACTACGACAACCACTGGATCAGCATCTTCTCTTCGGATGGGAAGTTCAAG AGCAAGATAGGCGTGGGACGTCTGATGGGACCCAAGGGCGTGGCCGTGGACAAGAATGGGCACATCATCACCGTGGACAACAAGGCTTGCTGCGTCTTCATCTTCCAGGCCAACGGGAAGCTGGTCACCAAGTTCGGGGCCAAGGGAACTTCAGACAGACAGTTCGCAG AAAAATGCGGTGCAAACATAGCACCGGATCAAAAGCTTAGTAAATCTGGCCCCGTCTTCA GTCCTCACTTTGTAGCAGTGAACAACAAGAATGAAATCGTAGTGACGGACTTCCACAACCACTCAGTGAAG GTATACAACGCGGACGGAGAGTTCCTGTTTAAGTTTGGTTCCCACGGCGAGGGGAACGGCCAGTTTAACGCTCCAACCGGTGTTGCCGTGGACGCCAACGGCAACATCATCGTGGCGGACTGGGGAAACAGTCGCATTCAG GTCTTTGACAGCTCAGGCTCCTTCCTGTCCTACATCAACACGTCTGCGGACCCCCTGTACGGGCCGCAGGGCCTGGCCCTCACGTCTGACGGCCACGTCGCCGTGGCGGACTCTGGGAACCACTGCTTCAAGGTGTACCGCTACCTACAGTAG
- the LOC132474369 gene encoding tripartite motif-containing protein 3-like isoform X2, with protein sequence MEYYCESCETAMCLECTEGEHREHMTVPLRDVLEQHKTALNDQLDTVRNRIPQLTAAIDLVNEISKQLTDRKNDAVAEISNTFEELEKAMHLRKNALIAEVENICSTKQKVLQAQLASLLRGKENIQASCSFTEQALSHGSATEVLLVQKQMSERVSALARHTFPEQPHENGHLECQVETEGLRRSIQNLGVLLTTGAVGHTSVATGGGLRHALVGQPTTVTVTTKDKESELVRSGNAALRAQITSADGTGCPDVEVVDNKNGTYEVGYTVRTEGEYSFSLLLYQQPVRGSPFRLRAVKPSDVLQSPDDVKRRVKSPSGGGGHVRQKAVRRPSSMYSTTKKKENPIEDELIYRVGARGRDKGEFTNLQGISTSSNGRIIVADSNNQCIQIFSNDGLFKMRFGVRGRSPGQLQRPTGVTVDMNGDIIVADYDNHWISIFSSDGKFKSKIGVGRLMGPKGVAVDKNGHIITVDNKACCVFIFQANGKLVTKFGAKGTSDRQFAEKCGANIAPDQKLSKSGPVFSPHFVAVNNKNEIVVTDFHNHSVKVYNADGEFLFKFGSHGEGNGQFNAPTGVAVDANGNIIVADWGNSRIQVFDSSGSFLSYINTSADPLYGPQGLALTSDGHVAVADSGNHCFKVYRYLQ encoded by the exons aTGGAGTACTACTGCGAGTCGTGTGAGACGGCCATGTGTCTCGAGTGCACAGAGGGCGAGCACCGGGAGCACATGACCGTGCCTCTCCGAGACGTGCTGGAGCAGCACAAGACGGCCCTGAACGACCAGCTGGACACCGTCCGCAACAG GATACCCCAGCTGACGGCCGCCATCGACCTGGTGAACGAGATCTCCAAGCAGCTGACGGACCGCAAGAACGACGCGGTGGCCGAGATCAGCAACACGTTCGAGGAGCTGGAGAAAGCCATGCACCTGAGGAAGAACGCCCTGATCGCTGAGGTGGAGAACATCTGCAGCACCAAGCAGAAG GTGCTGCAGGCCCAGCTGGCGTCGCTCCTGCGCGGCAAGGAGAACATCCAGGCCAGCTGCAGCTTCACGGAGCAGGCCCTGAGCCACGGCTCGGCCACCGAGGTGCTGCTCGTGCAGAAGCAGATGAGCGAGCGGGTGAGCGCCCTGGCCCGCCACACCTTCCCCGAGCAGCCGCACGAGAACGGCCACCTGGAGTGCCAGGTGGAGACGGAGGGGCTGCGGCGCTCCATCCAGAACCTGGGCGTGCTCCTCACCACGGGCGCCGTGGGCCACACCAGCGTGGCCACGGGCGGCGGGCTGCGGCACGCCCTGGTGGGCCAGCCCACCACGGTGACGGTCACCACCAAGGACAAGGAGAGCGAGCTGGTGCGCAGCGGCAACGCGGCGCTGCGCGCCCAGATCACGTCGGCGGACGGCACCGGCTGCCCCGacgtggaggtggtggacaaTAAGAACGGCACGTACGAGGTGGGCTACACGGTGCGCACGGAGGGCGAGTACAGCTTCTCCCTGCTGCTGTACCAGCAGCCGGTCCGGGGCAGCCCCTTCCGCCTGCGGGCCGTGAAGCCGTCGGACGTGCTGCAGTCCCCCGACGACGTCAAGCGGCGGGTGAAGTCgcccagcggcggcggcgggcacgTGCGGCAGAAGGCGGTGCGGCGGCCGTCCAGCATGTACAGCACCACCAAGAAGAAGGAGAACCCCATCGAGGACGAGCTCATCTACCGCGTGG GAGCTCGAGGGCGGGATAAAGGAGAGTTCACCAACCTACAAGGCATCTCCACCTCCAGCAATGGGCGAATCATTGTCGCCGACAGCAACAACCAGTGTATACAG ATATTTTCGAACGACGGCCTGTTCAAGATGAGgtttggggtcagaggtcgctcCCCGGGCCAGCTGCAGCGCCCCACCGGCGTCACGGTGGACATGAACGGGGACATCATCGTGGCCGACTACGACAACCACTGGATCAGCATCTTCTCTTCGGATGGGAAGTTCAAG AGCAAGATAGGCGTGGGACGTCTGATGGGACCCAAGGGCGTGGCCGTGGACAAGAATGGGCACATCATCACCGTGGACAACAAGGCTTGCTGCGTCTTCATCTTCCAGGCCAACGGGAAGCTGGTCACCAAGTTCGGGGCCAAGGGAACTTCAGACAGACAGTTCGCAG AAAAATGCGGTGCAAACATAGCACCGGATCAAAAGCTTAGTAAATCTGGCCCCGTCTTCA GTCCTCACTTTGTAGCAGTGAACAACAAGAATGAAATCGTAGTGACGGACTTCCACAACCACTCAGTGAAG GTATACAACGCGGACGGAGAGTTCCTGTTTAAGTTTGGTTCCCACGGCGAGGGGAACGGCCAGTTTAACGCTCCAACCGGTGTTGCCGTGGACGCCAACGGCAACATCATCGTGGCGGACTGGGGAAACAGTCGCATTCAG GTCTTTGACAGCTCAGGCTCCTTCCTGTCCTACATCAACACGTCTGCGGACCCCCTGTACGGGCCGCAGGGCCTGGCCCTCACGTCTGACGGCCACGTCGCCGTGGCGGACTCTGGGAACCACTGCTTCAAGGTGTACCGCTACCTACAGTAG